One stretch of Rana temporaria chromosome 10, aRanTem1.1, whole genome shotgun sequence DNA includes these proteins:
- the LOC120915465 gene encoding mucin-2-like, translated as MTMKLRAVKALLLLLISNEIALSTEDTTTSPDPTTTTIPPTTIPATTAGPTTTTMPPTTIPATTAGPTTTTIPPTTRPATTAGPTTTTIPPTTIPATTAGPTTTTIPPTTIPATTAGPTTTTIPPTTRPATTAGPTTTTIPPTTRPATTAGPTTTTIPPTTRPATTAGPTTTTIPPTTRPATTAGPTTTTIPPTTRAATTAGPTTTTLPPTTRPATTAGPTTTTIPPTTRPATTAGPTTTTIPPTTRPTTTAGPTTTTQPTTRPTTTAGPTTTTIPPTTRPTTTTNSTTTTRPATTTSPTTTMTTTTTTASSTITSTTQHTSGTSSTTTTSGSPTSTTLTTSTAASFCSIVTNTIVNGSFQLNVTPDILRSNSAYTVNINGHGNSTIVLQAISDGVFVGSWSSGNRTCTGGSPLFQISSGTNTTALTTIWTSPDNLKSVELRAYIQVSDTYKLTKTLNSALTTMPPMFLIFLLLTTTLLS; from the exons ATGACAATGAAACTAAGAGCTGTTAAAGCTTTGCTCCTTTTACTCATAAGTAATGAGATAGCTTTATCAACAGAAGACACTACAACATCCCCAGACCCGACCACAACAACAATACCACCTACAACAATACCCGCCACAACTGCAGGCCCGACCACAACAACAATGCCACCTACAACAATACCTGCCACAACTGCAGGCCCGACCACAACAACAATACCACCTACAACAAGACCTGCCACAACCGCAGGCCCGACCACAACAACAATACCACCTACAACAATACCTGCCACAACCGCAGGCCCGACCACAACAACAATACCACCTACAACAATACCCGCCACAACTGCAGGCCCGACCACAACAACAATACCACCTACAACAAGACCTGCCACAACTGCAGGCCCGACCACAACAACAATACCACCTACAACAAGACCTGCCACAACCGCAGGCCCGACCACAACAACAATACCACCTACAACAAGACCCGCCACAACCGCAGGCCCGACCACAACAACAATACCACCTACAACAAGACCTGCCACAACCGCAGGCCCGACCACAACAACAATACCACCTACAACAAGAGCCGCCACAACCGCAGGCCCGACCACAACAACATTACCACCTACAACAAGACCTGCCACAACCGCAGGCCCGACCACAACAACAATACCACCTACAACAAGACCCGCTACAACTGCAGGCCCGACCACAACAACAATACCACCTACAACAAGACCTACCACAACCGCAGGCCCGACCACAACAACACAACCTACAACAAGACCCACCACAACCGCAGGCCCGACCACAACAACAATACCACCTACAACAAGACCAACCACAACAACAAATTCAACCACAACAACAAGACCCGCCACAACCACAAGCCCAACCACTACAATGACCACAACAACCACAACCGCATCAAGTACCATAACCAGCACAACGCAACATACATCTGGAACCTCTTCTACAACAACCACATCAGGCAGTCCAACTAGCACCACTCTTACCACTTCTACAGCTGCCTCATTCTGTAGCATTGTAACCAATACCATTGTCAATGGAAGTTTCCAGCTCAACGTCACTCCTGACATCCTTAGAAGCAACAGTGCTTATACTG TGAATATAAATGGACACGGAAATTCCACCATTGTCTTACAGGCCATATCTGATGGAGTCTTTGTGGGGTCCTGGTCATCTGGCAACCGTACATGTACTGGAGGCTCACCTTTGTTTCAAATTTCTTCTGGCACAAATACTACTGCCCTGACTACTATCTGGACATCCCCAGACAATTTAAAATCTGTTGAACTAAG ggcTTACATTCAAGTGTCCGACACCTACAAACTTACTAAGACACTTAATTCTG CTCTGACCACAATGCCACCGATGTTCCTTATCTTTCTTCTATTAACCACAACATTGTTATCATAA